One stretch of Methylococcus capsulatus DNA includes these proteins:
- a CDS encoding phospholipase D-like domain-containing anti-phage protein: MSIRRFSSRTHRLDASFLMQHLIGAKSYKRIAGYFTSSLFEVAGEALEHIPEVKIVCNVDIHPDDLKVAQLRESKMLGRWNERGLEAEALLNRDRYRRLDAFLQRHGQAVRVAPDDICGFVHGKAGVITLADGRKLGFIGSMNETKSGWQHHYEILWEDESPEGVAWIEEEFDFLWNAAKPLPQAVIREVRRRGFRREIEFTEIEDDEHLAPAALIESPLYREGQQLQPWQQGFLTECLRHQRLYGTVRLLLADEVGLGKTLSLATAALTLCLLSDKENGPRRPVVIFAPATLTEQWQTEMLDKLGIPTARWDTVGKVWLDAEERVISPAGREQIAHCPLRIGIVSTGLMMRDSLEKQHLLGMRFGVVILDEAHKARTRQGFGKEAGTPNELLAFMREIAARAVHVLLGTATPIQTNPADLWDLLSILHQGPGRFVLGHDLAPWHRPDDVLDILAGRAEVETLAHAWELLRSPLPRTESTTESRARRLFSAIRQDLGLQNGEWQTNRSLADLTEETREILEEELERRIAGASFFQRENPLVRHVVLRKRQQLEDAGLLARVGVDVHPDRGQVSEQRAFDALFEGKALRTSENFRQAYDEARAFGKALAKRGKGSGFMKNLMEQRICSSIYAGLATARRLLQGEAVHEEDEDREADLKIETDEEREVLQRLIARLEQLDVDPKMEAIVYFLDKEKWLGLGVVIFSQYYDTAKWLADSLAARYPEEAVGLYAGAGRSRLYQRGDSVTVERETLKRMVAEHQIRLMVATDAACEGLNLQTLGTLINVDLPWNPTRLEQRIGRIKRFGQRRETVDMLNLVFEQTVDEKIYERLSERMKNRYDLFGSLPDTIKDEWIDDIETLGERLDEYINAQKTATGFDLRYTGTMMPLEKDWRDCFEVLARRDLVSLMSVAWGSKLL; this comes from the coding sequence ATGAGCATTCGGCGCTTTTCCTCCCGCACCCATCGGCTGGATGCGAGCTTCCTGATGCAGCATCTGATTGGCGCGAAGAGCTACAAGCGCATTGCGGGCTACTTCACCAGTTCTCTGTTCGAGGTAGCAGGCGAAGCCTTGGAGCACATTCCGGAGGTCAAGATCGTCTGCAATGTGGACATTCACCCAGACGATTTGAAGGTGGCGCAACTGCGCGAGAGCAAGATGCTGGGCCGCTGGAACGAACGTGGTCTGGAAGCTGAGGCACTGCTGAACCGGGACCGTTACCGCCGGTTGGATGCCTTCCTGCAGCGGCACGGCCAGGCCGTGCGGGTTGCACCAGACGACATCTGCGGCTTTGTGCATGGCAAGGCGGGCGTGATCACGCTGGCCGATGGCCGCAAGTTGGGCTTCATCGGCTCGATGAACGAGACGAAGAGCGGCTGGCAGCACCATTACGAAATCCTGTGGGAAGACGAGTCGCCGGAAGGCGTGGCGTGGATCGAGGAGGAGTTCGACTTTCTCTGGAACGCCGCCAAGCCGCTGCCGCAGGCCGTGATCCGCGAGGTGCGTCGGCGAGGGTTTCGGCGTGAGATCGAGTTCACCGAGATCGAGGACGATGAGCACCTCGCGCCTGCGGCGTTGATCGAGTCGCCGCTGTACCGCGAGGGACAGCAGCTTCAGCCGTGGCAGCAGGGTTTCCTGACTGAGTGCCTACGACACCAGCGTCTGTACGGCACGGTGCGTCTGCTGCTGGCCGATGAGGTGGGCCTGGGCAAGACGCTCTCGCTGGCCACCGCCGCGCTGACGCTGTGCCTTCTGTCCGACAAGGAAAACGGCCCGCGCCGTCCGGTGGTGATCTTCGCCCCGGCCACGCTGACCGAGCAATGGCAGACCGAGATGCTGGACAAACTGGGTATCCCGACCGCACGTTGGGATACCGTGGGCAAAGTCTGGTTGGACGCGGAGGAGCGAGTCATTTCCCCTGCGGGGCGCGAACAGATCGCCCATTGTCCGCTGCGGATCGGCATCGTCTCCACCGGACTGATGATGCGCGATTCGCTGGAGAAGCAGCACCTGCTCGGTATGCGCTTCGGTGTCGTGATCTTGGACGAAGCGCACAAAGCCAGAACCCGCCAGGGCTTCGGCAAGGAGGCCGGAACGCCGAACGAGCTGCTGGCTTTCATGCGTGAGATCGCCGCGCGTGCCGTTCACGTGCTGCTGGGCACGGCCACGCCGATTCAGACCAACCCCGCCGATCTGTGGGATTTGCTGAGCATCCTGCACCAGGGCCCAGGGCGCTTCGTGCTGGGGCATGACCTCGCCCCTTGGCATCGTCCCGACGACGTGCTCGACATCCTCGCGGGCCGCGCGGAGGTGGAGACGCTCGCCCATGCTTGGGAGCTGCTGCGCTCGCCGCTGCCGCGCACGGAGTCGACCACTGAGTCTCGCGCCCGGCGCTTGTTCTCCGCCATCCGGCAAGACTTGGGGCTGCAGAACGGCGAGTGGCAAACCAACCGGTCGCTCGCCGACTTGACGGAAGAAACACGGGAGATTCTGGAGGAGGAACTGGAACGCCGCATCGCCGGAGCCAGCTTTTTTCAGCGTGAGAACCCGTTGGTGCGCCATGTCGTGCTGCGCAAGCGCCAGCAGCTTGAAGATGCGGGGCTGCTTGCTCGCGTCGGCGTGGATGTGCATCCTGATCGAGGACAAGTATCGGAACAGCGCGCTTTTGATGCCTTGTTCGAAGGCAAGGCGCTGCGCACCTCGGAAAACTTCCGCCAGGCCTATGACGAGGCCCGTGCTTTCGGCAAGGCGCTGGCCAAGCGCGGCAAGGGCAGCGGCTTCATGAAGAACCTGATGGAGCAGCGGATCTGCTCCAGCATTTATGCGGGCTTGGCAACCGCGCGGCGCTTGCTGCAAGGCGAGGCCGTGCACGAAGAAGATGAAGATAGAGAAGCCGACCTCAAGATCGAGACGGACGAGGAGCGCGAGGTACTGCAACGGCTGATCGCCCGGCTGGAACAGCTGGATGTCGACCCGAAGATGGAAGCCATCGTCTACTTCCTCGACAAGGAAAAGTGGCTCGGCTTGGGCGTCGTCATCTTCAGCCAATACTACGACACAGCGAAGTGGCTGGCCGATTCGCTGGCGGCCCGCTATCCCGAGGAGGCGGTCGGCCTATACGCGGGCGCTGGTCGCAGCCGGCTGTATCAGCGCGGCGACAGCGTGACCGTCGAGCGCGAGACGCTCAAGCGCATGGTGGCCGAACACCAAATTCGCCTGATGGTGGCGACCGATGCCGCGTGCGAGGGCCTGAACCTGCAAACCCTCGGCACCCTGATCAACGTCGATTTGCCGTGGAACCCGACGCGCCTGGAACAGCGCATCGGCCGCATTAAGCGCTTCGGCCAGCGGCGCGAGACAGTGGACATGCTCAACCTGGTTTTCGAGCAGACGGTAGACGAAAAGATTTACGAGCGCTTGTCCGAGCGCATGAAGAACCGCTACGACCTTTTCGGCTCGCTGCCGGACACCATCAAGGACGAGTGGATCGATGACATCGAAACCCTCGGCGAGAGGCTGGATGAGTACATCAACGCGCAGAAGACCGCGACAGGTTTCGACTTGCGCTACACCGGCACGATGATGCCGCTGGAGAAAGACTGGCGAGACTGTTTCGAAGTGCTGGCCAGGCGGGACCTCGTCTCTTTGATGAGTGTTGCCTGGGGGAGCAAACTGCTTTGA
- a CDS encoding ParA family protein, protein MTTFDQIVPAASEVLEAHRAQVEQLPWLVINRDLNGRVRFIVPERIEADDDARRQVEMLYQTLATRISPHAHPAESGILYEASRDEVCLGAASYPLEGFDNVWVVDRLATEGNWANIAPETEGAPRIVFFSIKGGVGRSTALAACAWKLAQLGKRLLVLDLDLESPGLSSSLLPQERQPMHGITDWLVEDLVDNADGVLDGMVATSGLSHDGEIHVVPAHGKNAGEYIAKLGRVWMPKVRSDGSRESWSARLQRLLQALEARIQPDIVLIDSRAGIDEVASSCVTDLGANMVLLFALDGSQTWSGYRILFDHWQRARVAECIRERLQIVAALVPELDPSAYLTDLRERAYDLFLETLYDEIPPADAEGWSFDLANELAPHMPWGVRWHRGFAALRTLHGRLAQIDDDEVRHVFGDLIGRIVRSLGWGDGYPKVIDGGVF, encoded by the coding sequence ATGACGACCTTCGATCAAATTGTGCCCGCCGCTTCCGAAGTGCTGGAAGCGCATCGAGCGCAGGTGGAGCAACTCCCTTGGCTGGTGATCAATCGCGACCTTAACGGGCGCGTGCGCTTCATCGTCCCGGAACGGATCGAGGCCGATGATGATGCGCGCCGGCAGGTCGAGATGCTTTATCAGACGCTTGCTACGCGCATCTCACCCCATGCCCATCCGGCCGAATCCGGCATCCTGTACGAGGCCAGCCGCGATGAGGTTTGCTTAGGTGCGGCAAGCTACCCGCTGGAAGGCTTTGACAATGTCTGGGTGGTCGATCGGCTGGCGACGGAGGGCAACTGGGCGAACATCGCCCCAGAAACCGAAGGCGCGCCGCGTATCGTCTTCTTCTCCATCAAGGGCGGTGTCGGGCGTTCGACCGCGCTGGCGGCCTGCGCCTGGAAGCTGGCCCAGCTGGGCAAGCGCTTGCTGGTGCTCGATCTGGACCTGGAGTCGCCGGGGCTCTCCTCAAGTCTGCTGCCGCAGGAGCGCCAGCCCATGCATGGCATCACCGACTGGCTCGTGGAGGACCTGGTCGACAACGCCGATGGTGTGCTCGATGGCATGGTTGCCACGAGCGGACTTTCGCATGACGGCGAAATCCATGTGGTGCCCGCTCACGGGAAGAACGCGGGCGAGTACATCGCAAAACTCGGTCGGGTGTGGATGCCAAAGGTCCGCAGCGATGGCTCGCGTGAGTCTTGGTCTGCCCGCTTGCAAAGGCTGTTGCAGGCGCTGGAGGCGCGCATCCAACCCGATATCGTGCTCATCGATTCGCGCGCAGGGATCGACGAGGTGGCCTCGAGCTGCGTCACCGATCTGGGTGCGAATATGGTCTTGCTCTTCGCGCTGGATGGCAGCCAGACCTGGAGCGGTTACCGGATCTTGTTCGATCACTGGCAGCGCGCCCGTGTCGCCGAGTGTATTCGCGAGCGGCTGCAAATCGTCGCGGCGCTGGTGCCAGAACTCGATCCGTCGGCCTATCTGACGGATTTGCGCGAGCGGGCTTATGACCTTTTCCTTGAGACCCTGTATGACGAGATACCTCCTGCCGACGCCGAGGGATGGAGCTTTGACCTTGCGAACGAGTTGGCGCCGCACATGCCCTGGGGGGTGCGTTGGCATCGCGGTTTTGCAGCATTGCGCACCTTGCATGGAAGACTCGCGCAAATCGATGACGACGAGGTTCGGCATGTATTTGGCGACTTGATTGGGCGAATCGTGCGCTCCTTGGGTTGGGGCGACGGTTATCCCAAAGTGATCGATGGAGGTGTGTTTTGA
- a CDS encoding anti-phage-associated DUF1156 domain-containing protein — MHAKTQTTTLTPLALKDAPALIETVFPAQKVSFEAQKERKANLGQTLTGLGSYWKGRKPLILVRAIVLGSLLPPTDDAEADLAIFEKLMAFDDEGLARRALAANAFSAARLQELIPISDPERYFSGRGWRRDITDDDKLVLYRRALATLSSYEAKAGLCKRPEEVDQDWLYAPVWPKVNRHYAHLGLDAHAFPELIEQLGILRYGHRPRVGDTFCGGGSIPFEAARLGCDVYASDLNPIACMLTWGALNIIGASPERRAEIEAAQREVAAAVDAEITRLGIEHDEHGNRAKAYLYCLEARCPETGWRVPLAPSWVISKTRNVIARLKPDHVNQRFDIEIASGVSDAELKAAEAGTVQDGDMVYTLDGKTYRTPIKTLRGDYRLPDGTTGNRLRRWERSDFRPREDDIFQERLYCIQWIKKETLDAARQDQFAGSELGRPEGAQGGRARKGAHQTWFAAPTEADLARERKVEALVAENLERWQAEGLVPDMAIEPGDKTDEPIRTRGWTHWHHLFNARQLLLISRYFQHRTPEDYVFNAKSLDWNSRIANWMNHWEKTNNVFYNQALNTFYNYGIRCFFSHEAGRSFGFANSPLPETRRSIKCRDAAKLEDDADIWITDPPYADAVNYHEITEFFIAWLRKNPPKPFDEWVWDSRRALAIKGSGEDFRRGMVAAYQAMRDHMPDNGMQCVMFTHQDTGVWSDLIGIFWAAGLQVVAAWYIATETTSELKKGGYVQGTVILMLKKRAAGERPGFKQRILPAVRQEVARQIDTMMHLNDRVAAHHGEPVWSDADLQMAGYAAALKVLTAYTHIGGEDVTRFALRPRVRGEVTVVDEIVQQAAETASSLLVPEGLTAEAWAKLTGIERFVLRMLDMETTGSTKLDNYQNFAKAFHVEDYARVMGDMRPNHARLKRVSEYASRELTETTEIGGTRLGRLIIALQQMLKDTAPQVIVDQMRGEMTDFLEARPLLVDLLTFIERKSPEPDVRNAAEVLGARLKNLRFGE; from the coding sequence ATGCACGCAAAGACACAAACGACCACCCTCACCCCGCTGGCACTCAAAGACGCCCCCGCCCTGATCGAGACGGTTTTCCCGGCGCAGAAGGTTTCGTTCGAGGCACAAAAGGAGCGCAAGGCTAACCTGGGACAGACCTTGACGGGCTTGGGGTCGTACTGGAAAGGCAGGAAGCCGCTGATCCTGGTGCGGGCCATCGTGCTGGGGAGCCTCTTGCCTCCCACCGACGATGCCGAGGCCGACCTCGCCATCTTCGAGAAGCTGATGGCCTTCGACGACGAGGGACTGGCGCGGCGGGCGTTAGCGGCCAACGCTTTCTCGGCTGCCAGGTTGCAAGAGTTGATTCCAATCTCTGACCCAGAGCGCTATTTCAGTGGGCGCGGCTGGCGGCGCGACATCACCGACGACGACAAGCTCGTCTTGTACCGGCGCGCGCTGGCCACGCTGTCGAGTTACGAAGCCAAGGCCGGCCTGTGCAAACGGCCGGAAGAAGTGGATCAGGATTGGCTCTATGCCCCGGTGTGGCCCAAGGTCAACCGCCACTACGCGCACCTGGGGCTCGATGCGCATGCGTTCCCGGAACTCATCGAGCAGCTGGGCATCCTGCGCTATGGCCACCGCCCGCGCGTAGGCGACACCTTCTGCGGCGGCGGCTCCATCCCCTTTGAAGCAGCGCGGCTGGGCTGCGATGTCTATGCATCCGATCTCAACCCCATTGCCTGCATGCTCACCTGGGGCGCGCTCAACATCATCGGCGCTTCTCCCGAGCGCCGCGCGGAGATCGAAGCCGCCCAGCGCGAAGTGGCGGCGGCGGTCGATGCCGAAATCACCCGGCTAGGCATCGAACACGACGAACACGGCAACCGCGCCAAGGCGTACCTGTATTGTCTGGAGGCGCGCTGCCCGGAAACCGGCTGGAGGGTGCCGCTCGCGCCCAGTTGGGTCATCTCCAAGACGCGCAACGTGATCGCCCGGCTCAAGCCCGATCATGTCAACCAACGCTTCGACATCGAGATCGCAAGCGGCGTGTCGGACGCCGAACTCAAGGCTGCCGAAGCCGGCACGGTGCAGGACGGCGACATGGTCTATACGCTCGATGGCAAGACCTACCGCACGCCCATCAAGACGCTGCGCGGCGACTACCGCCTGCCCGACGGCACGACCGGCAACCGCCTGCGCCGCTGGGAGAGGAGCGACTTCAGGCCGCGGGAAGATGACATCTTCCAGGAGCGGCTGTATTGCATCCAGTGGATCAAGAAAGAGACCCTCGACGCTGCCCGCCAGGACCAATTCGCCGGGAGCGAATTGGGACGCCCGGAGGGCGCCCAAGGGGGGCGCGCCAGAAAAGGCGCGCATCAAACCTGGTTTGCCGCCCCCACGGAAGCCGACCTCGCGCGCGAGCGCAAGGTGGAGGCCCTCGTCGCCGAGAATCTCGAACGCTGGCAGGCCGAAGGCTTGGTGCCCGACATGGCGATCGAGCCGGGGGACAAGACCGACGAGCCGATCCGCACCCGCGGCTGGACGCACTGGCATCATTTGTTCAATGCGCGGCAGCTGCTTTTGATCTCGCGCTACTTCCAGCATCGCACGCCGGAAGACTACGTCTTCAACGCCAAGTCGCTGGATTGGAACTCCCGGATCGCCAACTGGATGAACCATTGGGAGAAGACCAACAACGTCTTCTACAACCAAGCGTTGAACACGTTCTACAACTACGGCATCCGTTGCTTTTTCAGCCACGAAGCAGGCCGCTCGTTCGGCTTTGCCAACAGTCCGCTTCCAGAGACTCGCCGGTCGATCAAGTGCCGTGATGCAGCCAAGCTTGAAGACGACGCCGATATCTGGATCACCGATCCACCCTATGCGGATGCGGTGAACTACCACGAAATCACCGAGTTCTTCATCGCCTGGCTGCGCAAGAACCCGCCCAAGCCCTTCGACGAATGGGTGTGGGACTCGCGCCGGGCGCTGGCCATCAAAGGCTCGGGCGAGGATTTCCGGCGCGGCATGGTCGCCGCCTACCAGGCGATGCGTGATCACATGCCCGACAACGGCATGCAATGCGTGATGTTCACGCATCAGGACACCGGCGTCTGGAGCGACCTGATCGGCATTTTCTGGGCGGCTGGCCTGCAAGTGGTGGCCGCGTGGTACATCGCCACCGAAACCACCTCCGAGCTCAAGAAAGGCGGCTATGTGCAGGGCACGGTGATCCTGATGCTCAAGAAGCGCGCCGCCGGCGAGCGGCCTGGCTTCAAGCAGCGCATCCTGCCCGCCGTGCGGCAGGAAGTGGCCCGCCAGATCGACACCATGATGCACCTCAACGACCGTGTGGCCGCGCATCACGGCGAGCCGGTGTGGAGCGACGCCGACTTGCAGATGGCCGGCTACGCGGCGGCGCTCAAGGTGCTGACCGCTTACACCCACATCGGCGGCGAGGATGTCACCCGCTTTGCGCTGCGCCCGCGCGTGCGGGGTGAAGTCACCGTGGTGGATGAGATCGTGCAGCAGGCGGCGGAAACCGCCTCCAGTCTGCTAGTGCCCGAAGGATTGACGGCGGAAGCGTGGGCCAAGCTCACCGGCATCGAGCGCTTCGTGCTGCGGATGCTGGACATGGAGACCACCGGCTCCACCAAACTGGACAACTACCAGAACTTCGCCAAAGCCTTCCACGTCGAGGACTACGCCCGCGTGATGGGCGACATGCGTCCCAACCACGCGCGGCTCAAGCGCGTGAGCGAGTACGCCTCGCGCGAGCTGACCGAGACCACCGAGATCGGCGGAACCCGGTTAGGAAGGCTGATCATCGCCTTGCAGCAGATGCTCAAGGACACCGCGCCGCAGGTCATCGTCGATCAGATGCGCGGCGAGATGACGGACTTCCTCGAGGCGCGCCCCTTGCTGGTGGATTTGCTAACCTTCATCGAGCGCAAATCACCGGAACCGGATGTGCGCAACGCCGCCGAGGTGTTGGGCGCGCGCCTCAAGAACCTGCGCTTCGGCGAGTGA
- a CDS encoding anti-phage-associated DUF3780 domain-containing protein: MAKAAANTKSPKARAQVPHTLGFGVPATSDPHHFKVVIPKASTGKVSISEHLGLQSASNDNAVIDRVLLDRPRWTAIRAEVQRAFNARLAARGLKPSAWKVGENPVDRLLGKELCVLAWAVEQMDMEKIPVAVRNWLALRPEERWWLFGMTAMSTGGLMDAGRGWRVALKHALGDVVQSELLAPRARRSNGVKDDIRLSLDLFGEGES, from the coding sequence ATGGCCAAAGCCGCAGCAAACACCAAATCACCCAAGGCGCGTGCGCAAGTGCCGCACACGCTGGGCTTCGGTGTGCCCGCGACCTCCGACCCGCATCATTTCAAGGTCGTCATTCCCAAAGCCAGCACGGGCAAGGTGAGCATCAGTGAACACCTCGGCTTGCAGTCGGCAAGCAACGACAATGCGGTGATCGACCGCGTTCTGCTGGATCGCCCGCGCTGGACGGCCATCCGCGCCGAGGTGCAGCGGGCCTTCAACGCCCGCCTTGCCGCCCGTGGCTTGAAGCCCAGCGCATGGAAGGTCGGAGAGAACCCTGTGGATCGCCTGCTCGGCAAAGAACTCTGCGTACTGGCGTGGGCGGTGGAACAGATGGACATGGAGAAGATTCCGGTGGCCGTGCGCAACTGGCTGGCACTGCGGCCGGAAGAACGCTGGTGGCTCTTCGGCATGACCGCAATGAGCACGGGCGGCCTCATGGACGCGGGGCGGGGCTGGCGCGTAGCGCTCAAACATGCCTTGGGTGACGTGGTGCAAAGCGAGCTGCTCGCCCCGCGCGCACGTCGGAGTAATGGTGTCAAGGACGACATCCGCCTCTCGCTTGATCTGTTCGGGGAGGGCGAATCATGA
- a CDS encoding anti-phage-associated DUF499 domain-containing protein → MIKTVKQACRFNPIIRDYRMSQGIENLAELINDAGDGREFFSRNYVTHGMEQLFREGLLRLSGKSDQAVFELTQAMGGGKTHMMIALGLLARHPHLRKDVLPADLASRIEFGNARIAAFNGRNNPDNYIWGEIATQLGAAEAIKPYWVNGPKAVDQRVWKEIIGDEPTLILLDELPPYLDNASTQVFGQGTLANMVVYSLSSLMSAALELPNCAIVIANLSGSYKAQTKALADAISNLQQETRRQAMTITPVQLAGNEIYEILKKRLIDELPDERVIAEVAEEYAQQIKKAEDGGYIVASSIEQIAEQVRETYPFHPSFKHLVALFKENEGFRQTRGLMQFTARLLKSVEEREMDDIFLIGTQHLNLNDDQVKDEIERIAPKLMPAMTHDIADHGNAIAEHIDDELGADAARQVMTLLLASSLSRAVGGRIGLSESELIEFLAAPQRKPDEFLQAMQRLRESAWYLHREDQRFFIKETENLSRQIERNARDVPQPKVDQAFINRLTGILAPVRKIAYQDVQVLPKLDELKLVGPRTLIVIKPDGKVPPSELQNFFDYQQEKNNLLVLTGQDSLLADAVEERLRELYAIEQIHKRLKPGDTLFEEARDRLEEAEDRFGKALSAAYNRLYFPANDPVDGRDVLVGITIDQGLKIGQGDSSAEVQIESLLASPRADYKLVRELTKDNLDEYFAQAEEYLWPSGKDNRRTPWKDVATRAKCSPIWPWMPGASGLDTLKTEALKQGRWRLGEDGYIEKGPFPKDKATVNVSVVNVKPDTGETVLSLMPRHAGESPVVYWSTKPEVTDKDQKVDDLDNFTTTQGTLYFWVKDTTGQHESAPPVRWLADLKIRHQVEPAADKRRVRLEATPRAELYYTLDGSNPKDGTRYDGPFEIGAGSYRLLVFARAGEANKTADFQIPANGDKTVQIIDSKPARLQSKRVALDTTDRVFGVINRFRDQPGTRFKGVRVEIGQGENTVTVRFQEREVTAAMIEGVVNSLREVLKEPDAPLNIAITDGVHFDTGFALKEFAKLVGIELKPGEVSQED, encoded by the coding sequence ATGATCAAGACGGTCAAGCAAGCCTGCCGGTTCAATCCCATCATCCGCGACTACCGGATGAGCCAGGGGATCGAGAACCTCGCAGAGCTCATCAATGATGCGGGGGACGGCCGCGAGTTCTTCTCGCGCAACTATGTCACCCACGGCATGGAGCAGCTTTTCCGCGAAGGTCTGCTGCGCCTGTCCGGCAAGTCCGACCAAGCCGTCTTCGAACTGACCCAGGCGATGGGCGGCGGTAAGACGCACATGATGATCGCGCTTGGCCTGCTCGCGCGGCATCCACATCTGCGCAAGGACGTCCTGCCCGCAGACTTGGCTTCGCGCATCGAATTCGGCAATGCGCGCATTGCCGCGTTCAACGGCCGCAACAATCCTGACAATTACATCTGGGGCGAAATTGCCACCCAACTCGGTGCCGCCGAAGCCATCAAGCCGTACTGGGTCAATGGGCCGAAGGCAGTCGATCAGCGCGTCTGGAAGGAAATCATCGGCGACGAGCCGACGCTGATCCTGCTTGACGAACTGCCGCCCTATCTTGACAACGCTAGTACGCAGGTATTCGGCCAGGGCACGCTGGCCAACATGGTGGTCTACAGCCTCTCCAGCCTGATGAGCGCGGCGCTGGAGTTGCCTAATTGCGCCATCGTGATCGCCAACCTCTCGGGCAGTTACAAGGCCCAGACCAAAGCGCTTGCCGACGCGATTTCCAATCTGCAGCAGGAAACCCGCCGTCAGGCGATGACCATCACGCCGGTGCAACTGGCGGGCAACGAAATCTACGAAATCCTCAAGAAGCGCCTCATCGACGAATTGCCCGACGAGCGCGTCATTGCTGAGGTGGCCGAAGAATACGCCCAACAGATCAAGAAGGCCGAAGACGGCGGCTACATCGTTGCCAGCAGCATCGAGCAGATCGCCGAGCAGGTGCGGGAGACCTATCCATTTCATCCTTCGTTCAAGCACCTCGTCGCGCTGTTCAAGGAGAATGAGGGTTTTCGCCAAACCCGTGGCCTGATGCAATTTACCGCTCGACTCCTCAAGAGCGTCGAGGAGCGCGAGATGGATGACATCTTTCTGATCGGCACGCAGCATCTCAACCTCAACGACGATCAGGTCAAGGACGAAATCGAGCGCATCGCGCCAAAGCTGATGCCGGCCATGACGCACGACATCGCCGACCACGGCAACGCCATTGCCGAACACATCGACGACGAGCTGGGTGCTGATGCCGCGCGACAGGTGATGACCCTGCTGCTGGCCTCTAGCCTATCCCGTGCGGTCGGAGGACGGATCGGCCTTTCCGAGAGCGAACTCATCGAGTTCCTGGCCGCCCCGCAGCGCAAGCCTGACGAGTTCCTTCAGGCCATGCAGCGCCTGCGTGAGTCGGCGTGGTATCTCCACCGCGAAGATCAGCGCTTTTTCATCAAGGAAACCGAGAACCTCTCGCGCCAGATCGAGCGCAACGCCAGGGATGTACCTCAGCCCAAGGTCGATCAGGCATTCATCAACCGCCTCACTGGCATCCTCGCTCCAGTCCGCAAGATCGCCTATCAGGACGTGCAGGTGCTGCCCAAGCTGGACGAACTCAAGCTCGTAGGCCCAAGGACGCTGATCGTCATTAAACCGGATGGCAAGGTGCCGCCTAGCGAATTGCAGAACTTTTTCGACTATCAGCAGGAGAAAAACAACCTGCTGGTGCTCACGGGCCAGGACAGCCTGTTGGCGGATGCAGTCGAGGAGCGTCTGCGCGAGCTGTACGCCATCGAGCAGATTCACAAGCGGCTCAAGCCCGGTGACACGCTGTTCGAAGAGGCGCGAGACCGACTGGAAGAAGCAGAAGACCGTTTCGGCAAGGCGCTGTCGGCGGCTTATAACCGCCTCTACTTCCCGGCGAACGATCCGGTCGATGGTCGCGACGTCCTGGTCGGCATCACCATCGATCAAGGACTGAAGATCGGCCAGGGCGACAGTTCCGCCGAAGTACAGATCGAGAGTCTGCTCGCAAGTCCCAGGGCCGATTACAAGCTCGTGAGGGAGCTGACGAAAGACAACCTGGACGAATACTTCGCGCAGGCCGAGGAATACCTGTGGCCGTCCGGTAAGGACAACCGCCGCACACCGTGGAAGGACGTCGCCACCCGCGCCAAGTGCTCGCCCATCTGGCCCTGGATGCCGGGGGCGAGCGGGCTGGACACCCTCAAGACCGAAGCCCTGAAGCAAGGCCGCTGGCGCTTGGGCGAGGACGGCTACATCGAGAAGGGTCCATTCCCCAAGGACAAGGCCACCGTCAACGTTTCCGTCGTGAACGTCAAGCCGGACACGGGCGAAACGGTGCTCAGCCTCATGCCGCGCCACGCGGGCGAAAGCCCTGTCGTTTATTGGTCGACCAAGCCCGAGGTCACGGACAAAGATCAGAAGGTCGATGACCTCGACAACTTCACGACGACGCAAGGCACCCTCTACTTCTGGGTGAAGGACACCACCGGGCAGCATGAAAGCGCCCCGCCGGTGCGCTGGCTTGCCGATTTGAAGATCCGTCACCAAGTCGAACCGGCTGCTGACAAGCGCCGTGTGCGCCTCGAGGCCACCCCAAGGGCAGAGCTCTACTACACCCTGGACGGGTCCAACCCCAAGGACGGAACGCGATACGACGGCCCCTTCGAGATTGGCGCGGGCAGCTATCGCCTGCTGGTGTTTGCGCGGGCGGGCGAAGCCAACAAGACGGCGGACTTTCAGATTCCGGCCAATGGCGACAAGACGGTTCAGATCATCGACAGCAAACCCGCGCGCCTGCAAAGCAAGCGTGTTGCTCTCGACACGACCGACCGCGTCTTCGGCGTCATCAACCGTTTCCGCGATCAGCCGGGCACGCGCTTCAAGGGCGTGCGCGTCGAAATCGGCCAAGGCGAGAACACCGTGACTGTTCGCTTCCAAGAGCGCGAGGTCACGGCGGCCATGATCGAAGGTGTTGTCAACAGCCTGCGCGAGGTGCTCAAAGAGCCCGACGCCCCGCTCAACATTGCCATTACCGACGGCGTTCACTTCGATACTGGCTTCGCGCTGAAGGAGTTTGCCAAGCTCGTTGGGATCGAATTGAAACCAGGCGAAGTGAGCCAGGAGGATTGA